One genomic segment of Mytilus trossulus isolate FHL-02 chromosome 4, PNRI_Mtr1.1.1.hap1, whole genome shotgun sequence includes these proteins:
- the LOC134714169 gene encoding neuronal acetylcholine receptor subunit beta-3-like yields MMVTCKVFLVLVFLLLQCQGSKGHMIDDLADSLFIGYKEAVRPQCQANDTTTVDLYMSLRQIIDIDEPQQIIKLNVWIRMKWSDCRLDWYAPNFGNITGFVVPYNTVWVPDITLYDNADPVLSGLKDYRANLNQEGELKYNFPSLITSVCALDIRYFPFDFQVCSLTLGSWAYNGWDINVTHSTDKIELQSYIENSEWSLLDAFITRVEPLYDGVPFPTVKFHLKLKRKPLFYIVNVVFPCLLITFVAVLGFLLPPDSGEKISLQVTVLLSLAVFQLVILDMIPASGDSFPFISLYFTFSMLIVAISCLLTVVVLRVHFKGKYGVHLSERIRRYFLIPLTKLTFIDLKKYSLHPTNSIDAKDYIKDQLYQERHNSVSSDVPKTDDYSLYQDKQVLGYLESILSNIKRINEFVNGSFDQHEVEKWWNVFSMAFDRLFLVIYLLCTIAVALILTAPSMHQEN; encoded by the exons ATGATGGTAACGTGTAAAGTGTTCCTAGTATTGGTATTCCTGCTCCTACAATGTCAAG GTTCAAAAGGACACATGATCGATGACTTAGCAGACTCGTTATTCATTGGTTACAAAGAGGCAGTTCGCCCACAGTGCCAAGCTAATGACACAACAACAGTTGATCTGTATATGTCCCTCAGACAAATCATAGACATT gatGAACCTCAACAAATTATCAAACTGAACGTTTGGATAAGAATG aaatGGTCAGATTGTAGACTAGACTGGTATGCTCCAAACTTTGGGAATATAACTGGATTCGTGGTACCGTATAATACTGTATGGGTACCCGACATTACCTTGTATGATAA CGCTGATCCAGTTTTATCCGGCCTAAAAGATTATAGAGCCAACTTGAACCAGGAAGGAGAACTTAAATACAATTTCCCATCTCTCATCACCAGTGTTTGTGCTTTAGATATCCgatattttccatttgattttcAAGTTTGTTCGTTAACACTTGGTTCATGGGCATATAATGGTTGGGATATTAACGTTACCCATTCCACTGACAAAATAGAACTACAATCGTACATAGAAAATAGTGAATGGAGTCTTTTAGATGCGTTCATTACTCGCGTCGAGCCGCTTTACGACGGTGTTCCTTTTCCGACTGTAAAGTTCCATCTAAAACTTAAGCGGAAACCCTTATTTTACATAGTCAATGTGGTTTTCCCTTGCTTGTTGATTACCTTTGTAGCAGTATTAGGTTTTCTGCTGCCACCAGATTCCGGAGAGAAAATCAGTTTACAAGTGACTGTGCTATTGTCTCTTGCTGTCTTCCAGTTAGTTATACTAGATATGATCCCAGCATCTGGTGATTCATTTCCCTTCATAA gtctgtattttacattttcaatgcTGATTGTTGCCATTTCCTGTCTATTAACGGTAGTTGTTCTGAGAGTGCATTTTAAAGGCAAATATGGCGTCCATCTTAGTGAGCGAATTAGAAGATATTTTCTTATACCATTGACAAAGCTGACTTTCATTGACCTCAAGAAGTATTCCCTGCATCCAACGAATTCAATC GATGCTAAAGATTATATCAAGGACCAACTGTATCAGGAACGACATAACTCGGTCAGCTCAGACGTACCAAAGACAGACGATTATAGTTTGTATCAAGACAAACAAGTTCTGGGCTATCTTGAGAGCATATTGAGCAACATAAAAAGAATTAATGAGTTTGTTAATGGTAGTTTTGACCAACATGAGGTTGAGAAATGGTGGAATGTCTTCTCGATGGCGTTTGATAGACTTTTCTTAGTCATTTACTTGTTGTGTACTATTGCCGTTGCTCTAATTCTTACGGCACCCTCAATGCATCAAGAAAATTGA